In a genomic window of Wyeomyia smithii strain HCP4-BCI-WySm-NY-G18 chromosome 1, ASM2978416v1, whole genome shotgun sequence:
- the LOC129717858 gene encoding protein MMS22-like isoform X6, giving the protein MQTSKYCETYSLPIKHEELPIRLFKLQVYYLNNKTLEKLLILAKDRIGKLSTKESRQEFGYFVCSKIRIEISDFMRRILGQGEHLLETRSFHEVYTIDSSLPKIVEVVERKWAISMKDLDRVERDYYHAILDWYWLNLLITYESKKCEENKKLFEAAFCKLLANLTRLALFKYKAIGKEELLNQNQFICPCTEKLWIGLMCLSSAENNNINFWNCLQKVLDNVEKERRTRRTSKLSAHDFLFHVWFMNGIISLYQYQILHGVIFTPVITLAAEYSILDRAIQDIIQGSQSEQQMRIIILLLKPIYTQWWPMRYDFIIALWGYFRKRLNLSFQLPTESFNQVEILNKIINQSPSSLLEEARIRASQQEFEMLNIKESSYKLFLSILAFVVRHYTTAGLSVKVQILFLRTILSISPSKMKILTEYAMYNLALLGITMLKATTYTNDYSRVSIQLLHLSIDPSTSSIELENLIRRTKIIILVHMALLLAFCERGFDRSLHLQRFLKALEEARIKYCDCLQPAYRVLSEGMCDIILKDLRSGQMEICDAAFFGSWLRDYLKLCKEIDRNLILRSKFQTLKARIHTRRDNENCQ; this is encoded by the coding sequence ATGCAAACGAGCAAATACTGCGAAACTTATTCACTACCCATAAAACATGAAGAATTGCCTATCCGACTGTTCAAATTGCAAGTTTATTATTTGAATAACAAGACCCTGGAAAAACTATTGATTCTAGCGAAGGATCGTATTGGAAAACTATCTACCAAGGAGTCTCGTCAAGAATTCGGCTACTTTGTCTGTAGTAAAATTAGGATTGAAATCAGCGACTTTATGCGTAGAATATTAGGACAAGGCGAACATCTACTAGAAACAAGAAGCTTCCATGAGGTTTACACGATCGATAGTTCTCTCCCGAAAATAGTGGAAGTTGTGGAGAGAAAATGGGCAATTTCGATGAAAGATTTGGATAGAGTAGAAAGAGATTATTATCATGCAATATTGGATTGGTACTGGTTGAATCTTCTTATTACATACGAAAGCAAAAAGTGCGAAGAAAATAAGAAACTTTTTGAGgcagcattttgtaaattgTTAGCAAACCTCACTAGACTGGCTTTGTTCAAGTATAAAGCAATAGGAAAAGAGGAGCTGTTGAACCAGAATCAGTTCATTTGTCCGTGCACTGAGAAATTATGGATTGGATTGATGTGTTTGTCATCGGCCGAAAAtaataacataaatttctggAATTGTCTGCAAAAAGTTTTAGACAACGTTGAAAAAGAACGACGAACACGAAGAACTTCGAAGTTATCGGCCCATGATTTTCTTTTTCATGTATGGTTCATGAACGGCATAATATCTTTGTATCAGTATCAAATATTGCACGGTGTAATTTTCACGCCAGTAATAACTCTTGCTGCAGAATACTCTATACTAGACAGAGCTATCCAAGATATTATTCAAGGTAGTCAATCCGAGCAACAAATGAGGATAATTATACTTTTACTGAAACCTATATACACCCAGTGGTGGCCAATGCGATATGATTTTATTATCGCACTATGGGGCTATTTCCGCAAACGTCTGAACCTTTCATTTCAATTGCCTACTGAAAGCTTTAATCAAGTTGAAATCcttaataaaattattaatcaGTCGCCATCGTCTCTTTTAGAAGAGGCACGTATTCGAGCAAGCCAACAAGAATTTGAAATGCTTAACATTAAAGAGTCAagttataaattatttttatcaattttggctTTTGTGGTTCGACATTATACAACAGCTGGTCTAAGCGTTAAAGTGCAAATACTTTTTCTTCGAACAATTCTCAGCATCTCACCCTCAAAGATGAAAATCCTGACTGAGTATGCGATGTACAACCTTGCACTTTTAGGAATTACAATGCTCAAGGCTACTACCTACACCAACGATTATTCACGCGTTTCAATACAACTATTACATCTCAGTATAGATCCAAGCACAAGTTCCATAGAATTGGAGAATTTAATTCGACGCACTAAGATAATAATTTTAGTTCACATGGCTTTACTCTTGGCATTTTGCGAGCGAGGTTTTGACAGGAGTTTACATCTTCAACGTTTCTTGAAAGCTTTGGAGGAAGCGAGAATCAAATACTGTGATTGTTTACAACCGGCATATAGAGTGCTATCCGAAGGAATGTGTGATATAATTTTGAAAGATTTGAGATCAGGTCAAATGGAAATATGCGACGCAGCATTTTTCGGTAGCTGGTTACGAGACTACCTGAAATTGTGTAAGGAGATTGATCGCAATCTAATTCTAAGAAGTAAGTTTCAAACActaaaggcccgaatacacacacggcgtgataacgaaaattgtcagtaG
- the LOC129717856 gene encoding protein MMS22-like isoform X1: MQTSKYCETYSLPIKNEELPIRLFKLQVYYLNNKTLKKLLILAKDRIGKLSTKESRQEFGYFVCSGIRTEISDFMRRILGQGEHLLETRNFHEIYTIENSLPKIVHVVERKWASSMKGLDRLERDYYHAILEWYWLNLLITYESKKCEENKKLFEAAFRKLLENLTRLALFKYKAIGQEELLNQNQFICPCTEKLWIGLMCLSSAENNINFWDCLQKVLDNVEKERRTRRTSKLSAHDFLFHVWFMNGIVSLYQYQILHGVVSTPVITLAAEYSILDRAVQDIIQGSKSEQQMRIIILLLKPIYTQWWPMRYDFIIALWDYFRKRLNLSFQLPSEKLNKMAFIGQSPSSLLEQARIRASQEEFEKLNIEESSYKLFLSILAFVVRHYTTAGLSVKVQILFLRTILSIAPPKMKILTEQAMWNLALLGLTMLKATTYTNDYSRVSIQLLHLRIDPSTSPIDLESLVRRTTTITLVHTALLLAFCERGFDRSLHLQRFLKALEEARIKYGERLQPAYRVLSEGMCAIFLKDLRSGQLEICDAAFFGSWLRSYLKRCKEIDRNLIIRSSFSFIAVIRILDCYQSKENLESGEYTCILQPLYENVLPYIREYFSNDTATSPLVAELAAKFTLTSYEPLASFLPMFTFFAENATANAYLRFHYVKAIVKSNRSSELKQTFIIKNWLKFALLINRNQLNDLSRVVCRLQEFRALCEIPEYDLCDIDDSPIETFFKFIGLKYKELEGINDRERYEMKIKVHSLFQNFDKWIVNPNAMVLHKIFYALAIALKECGTIIYIKGNLSCLYHIAFRQYFLPTNVLMFNDLSQDMIQTMAKFWYQIMDALSMMNYEGDPTIGDHAFNMMIKWAPQFFKLKDKDEIAKPFLTFFLTQNESIITYVFSRYMCTYVQLYSFAPKPRADIGLKILLYMLDILCTKNENGKIALFIKLAGNCTMEHAFITHELSKTRVVATDIVNKMLQCAQKLSDSITMELMNCLAAFTKTYLPMYTTQYFSFMNKLAENHPTFINSMISTVRLQLMEVERARGVQEDKHMRRLLLQLEGAIGASLTKLKAKIRSGL, encoded by the exons ATGCAAACGAGCAAATACTGCGAAACTTATTCACTACCTATAAAAAATGAAGAATTGCCTATCCGACTGTTCAAATTGCAAGTTTATTATTTGAATAACAAGACCCTGAAAAAACTATTGATTCTAGCGAAGGACCGTATCGGAAAATTATCTACCAAAGAGTCTCGTCAAGAATTTGGCTACTTTGTGTGTAGTGGAATTAGGACGGAAATCAGCGACTTTATGCGAAGAATATTAGGACAAGGGGAACATCTACTAGAAACAAGAAACTTCCATGAGATTTACACGATCGAAAATTCTCTACCGAAAATAGTGCACGTTGTAGAAAGAAAGTGGGCAAGTTCGATGAAAGGTTTGGATAGATTAGAACGAGATTATTATCATGCAATATTGGAATGGTACTGGTTGAATCTTCTTATTACCTACGAAAGCAAAAAGTGCGAAGAAAATAAGAAACTATTTGAGGCAGCATTTCGTAAATTGTTGGAAAACCTCACTAGACTGGCTTTGTTTAAGTATAAAGCAATAGGACAAGAGGAGCTGTTGAACCAGAATCAGTTCATTTGTCCGTGCACTGAGAAATTATGGATTGGATTGATGTGTTTGTCATCGgccgaaaataacataaatttctggGATTGTCTGCAAAAAGTTTTAGACAACGTTGAAAAAGAACGACGAACACGAAGAACTTCGAAGTTATCGGCCCATGATTTTCTTTTTCATGTATGGTTCATGAACGGCATAGTATCTTTGTATCAGTATCAAATATTGCACGGTGTAGTTTCTACGCCAGTAATAACTCTTGCCGCAGAATACTCTATACTAGACAGAGCTGTCCAAGATATTATTCAAGGTAGCAAGTCCGAGCAACAAATGAGGATAATTATACTTTTGCTGAAACCTATATACACCCAGTGGTGGCCAATGCGATATGATTTTATTATCGCGCTATGGGACTATTTCCGCAAACGTTTGAACCTTTCATTTCAATTGCCTTCTGAAAAGCTGAATAAAATGGCATTCATTGGCCAGTCGCCATCGTCTCTTTTAGAACAAGCACGTATACGAGCCAGCCAGGAAGAATTTGAAAAGCTTAACATTGAAGAGTCAagttataaattatttttatcaattttggctTTTGTGGTTCGACATTATACAACAGCTGGTCTAAGCGTTAAAGTACAAATCCTTTTTCTTCGAACAATTCTCAGCATTGCACCCCCAAAGATGAAAATCCTGACTGAGCAGGCGATGTGGAACCTTGCACTTTTAGGGCTTACTATGCTAAAAGCTACTACCTACACCAACGATTATTCACGCGTTTCAATACAACTATTACATCTCAGAATAGATCCAAGCACAAGTCCTATAGATTTGGAGAGTTTAGTTCGACGCACTACGACAATAACCCTAGTTCATACGGCTTTACTTTTGGCATTTTGCGAGCGAGGTTTTGACAGGAGCTTACATCTTCAACGTTTCTTGAAGGCTTTGGAGGAAGCGAGAATCAAATACGGTGAACGATTACAACCGGCATATAGAGTGCTATCCGAAGGAATGTGTGCTATATTTTTGAAAGATTTGAGATCAGGTCAATTGGAAATATGCGACGCAGCATTTTTTGGCAGCTGGTTACGAAGCTACCTGAAACGATGTAAAGAGATTGATCGCAATCTAATTATAAGAA GTTCTTTCTCTTTCATAGCTGTTATTCGAATACTTGATTGTTATCAGAGTAAAGAAAATCTGGAATCTGGAGAGTATACCTGTATTTTACAACCATTATACGAGAACGTATTGCCATACATACGAGAATACTTTAGCAACGATACTGCGACAAGCCCGTTGGTTGCGGAATTGGCGGCAAAATTTACTTTAACATCATACGAGCCTCTGGCTTCATTCTTGccgatgtttactttttttgcagaaaacgcCACCGCTAATGCTTATCTACGCTTCCATTACGTTAAGGCAATAGTAAAGAGTAATCGATCAAGTGAACTGAAACAAACGTTTATTatcaaaaattggttgaaattcgCGTTACTAATTAATCGTAATCAGTTAAACGATCTTTCCCGTGTGGTTTGTCGTTTGCAAGAGTTTCGAGCCTTATGCGAAATACCAGAATATGATCTTTGTGATATAGATGATAGTCCTATTGAAACGTTCTTTAAATTCATTGGACTCAAATACAAAGAACTGGAAGGTATTAATGATCGAGAGCGGTATGAGATGAAAATAAAAGTTCATTCtctatttcaaaattttgataaatggATAGTGAATCCAAATGCCATGGTATTGCATAAAATCTTCTATGCCCTAGCAATTGCTTTGAAAGAATGCGGAACAATCATCTACATCAAAGGAAATTTATCATGTTTATACCACATTGCATTTCGTCAATATTTTCTTCCAACCAATGTACTAATGTTCAATGACTTGTCACAGGATATGATACAAACAATGGCTAAATTTTGGTATCAGATAATGGATGCGTTGAGTATGATGAATTATGAAGGAGACCCAACAATCGGTGACCACGCTTTCAATATGATGATCAAATGGGCACCGCAGTTTTTTAAGTTGAAGGATAAAGATGAAATTGCGAAGCCATTTCTGACGTTTTTTTTAACGCAGAACGAGTCTATCATTACTTATGTTTTTAGTCGATATATGTGCACATACGTTCAATTGTATTCGTTCGCTCCTAAACCTAGAGCTGACATCGGGCTCAAGATTCTCCTTTACATGCTGGATATATTGTGCACAAAGAACGAAAACGGAAAGATTGCTCTTTTCATAAAACTAGCTGGTAATTGCACCATGGAGCATGCTTTTATAACCCACGAGTTATCTAAAACTAGAGTTGTTGCCACAGACATAGTTAACAAAATGCTACAGTGCGCGCAGAAATTATCTGATTCAATCACAATGGAATTAATGAATTGTTTAGCCGCATTTACAAAGACATATTTGCCTATGTACACAACACAGTATTTTAGTTTCATGAACAAACTAGCTGAAAACCATCCAACATTTATCAACTCAATGATCTCGACTGTTCGCTTACAACTGATGGAAGTCGAACGTGCGCGTGGTGTCCAAGAAGATAAACATATGCGACGGTTACTCCTGCAATTAGAAGGTGCGATAGGGGCGAGTTTAACTAAACTTAAGGCAAAAATCAGGTCTGGGCTATAG
- the LOC129717858 gene encoding protein MMS22-like isoform X5 has product MAQYSISGKIFSCNMSEVVSHFVGEDFRQFMQTSKYCETYSLPIKHEELPIRLFKLQVYYLNNKTLEKLLILAKDRIGKLSTKESRQEFGYFVCSKIRIEISDFMRRILGQGEHLLETRSFHEVYTIDSSLPKIVEVVERKWAISMKDLDRVERDYYHAILDWYWLNLLITYESKKCEENKKLFEAAFCKLLANLTRLALFKYKAIGKEELLNQNQFICPCTEKLWIGLMCLSSAENNNINFWNCLQKVLDNVEKERRTRRTSKLSAHDFLFHVWFMNGIISLYQYQILHGVIFTPVITLAAEYSILDRAIQDIIQGSQSEQQMRIIILLLKPIYTQWWPMRYDFIIALWGYFRKRLNLSFQLPTESFNQVEILNKIINQSPSSLLEEARIRASQQEFEMLNIKESSYKLFLSILAFVVRHYTTAGLSVKVQILFLRTILSISPSKMKILTEYAMYNLALLGITMLKATTYTNDYSRVSIQLLHLSIDPSTSSIELENLIRRTKIIILVHMALLLAFCERGFDRSLHLQRFLKALEEARIKYCDCLQPAYRVLSEGMCDIILKDLRSGQMEICDAAFFGSWLRDYLKLCKEIDRNLILRSKFQTLKARIHTRRDNENCQ; this is encoded by the exons ATGGCACAATACAGCATAAGTG GTAAAATTTTTAGTTGTAATATGAGCGAGGTTGTTTCACACTTTGTGGGTGAAGATTTTAGGCAATTCATGCAAACGAGCAAATACTGCGAAACTTATTCACTACCCATAAAACATGAAGAATTGCCTATCCGACTGTTCAAATTGCAAGTTTATTATTTGAATAACAAGACCCTGGAAAAACTATTGATTCTAGCGAAGGATCGTATTGGAAAACTATCTACCAAGGAGTCTCGTCAAGAATTCGGCTACTTTGTCTGTAGTAAAATTAGGATTGAAATCAGCGACTTTATGCGTAGAATATTAGGACAAGGCGAACATCTACTAGAAACAAGAAGCTTCCATGAGGTTTACACGATCGATAGTTCTCTCCCGAAAATAGTGGAAGTTGTGGAGAGAAAATGGGCAATTTCGATGAAAGATTTGGATAGAGTAGAAAGAGATTATTATCATGCAATATTGGATTGGTACTGGTTGAATCTTCTTATTACATACGAAAGCAAAAAGTGCGAAGAAAATAAGAAACTTTTTGAGgcagcattttgtaaattgTTAGCAAACCTCACTAGACTGGCTTTGTTCAAGTATAAAGCAATAGGAAAAGAGGAGCTGTTGAACCAGAATCAGTTCATTTGTCCGTGCACTGAGAAATTATGGATTGGATTGATGTGTTTGTCATCGGCCGAAAAtaataacataaatttctggAATTGTCTGCAAAAAGTTTTAGACAACGTTGAAAAAGAACGACGAACACGAAGAACTTCGAAGTTATCGGCCCATGATTTTCTTTTTCATGTATGGTTCATGAACGGCATAATATCTTTGTATCAGTATCAAATATTGCACGGTGTAATTTTCACGCCAGTAATAACTCTTGCTGCAGAATACTCTATACTAGACAGAGCTATCCAAGATATTATTCAAGGTAGTCAATCCGAGCAACAAATGAGGATAATTATACTTTTACTGAAACCTATATACACCCAGTGGTGGCCAATGCGATATGATTTTATTATCGCACTATGGGGCTATTTCCGCAAACGTCTGAACCTTTCATTTCAATTGCCTACTGAAAGCTTTAATCAAGTTGAAATCcttaataaaattattaatcaGTCGCCATCGTCTCTTTTAGAAGAGGCACGTATTCGAGCAAGCCAACAAGAATTTGAAATGCTTAACATTAAAGAGTCAagttataaattatttttatcaattttggctTTTGTGGTTCGACATTATACAACAGCTGGTCTAAGCGTTAAAGTGCAAATACTTTTTCTTCGAACAATTCTCAGCATCTCACCCTCAAAGATGAAAATCCTGACTGAGTATGCGATGTACAACCTTGCACTTTTAGGAATTACAATGCTCAAGGCTACTACCTACACCAACGATTATTCACGCGTTTCAATACAACTATTACATCTCAGTATAGATCCAAGCACAAGTTCCATAGAATTGGAGAATTTAATTCGACGCACTAAGATAATAATTTTAGTTCACATGGCTTTACTCTTGGCATTTTGCGAGCGAGGTTTTGACAGGAGTTTACATCTTCAACGTTTCTTGAAAGCTTTGGAGGAAGCGAGAATCAAATACTGTGATTGTTTACAACCGGCATATAGAGTGCTATCCGAAGGAATGTGTGATATAATTTTGAAAGATTTGAGATCAGGTCAAATGGAAATATGCGACGCAGCATTTTTCGGTAGCTGGTTACGAGACTACCTGAAATTGTGTAAGGAGATTGATCGCAATCTAATTCTAAGAAGTAAGTTTCAAACActaaaggcccgaatacacacacggcgtgataacgaaaattgtcagtaG
- the LOC129717856 gene encoding protein MMS22-like isoform X2 has translation MRRILGQGEHLLETRNFHEIYTIENSLPKIVHVVERKWASSMKGLDRLERDYYHAILEWYWLNLLITYESKKCEENKKLFEAAFRKLLENLTRLALFKYKAIGQEELLNQNQFICPCTEKLWIGLMCLSSAENNINFWDCLQKVLDNVEKERRTRRTSKLSAHDFLFHVWFMNGIVSLYQYQILHGVVSTPVITLAAEYSILDRAVQDIIQGSKSEQQMRIIILLLKPIYTQWWPMRYDFIIALWDYFRKRLNLSFQLPSEKLNKMAFIGQSPSSLLEQARIRASQEEFEKLNIEESSYKLFLSILAFVVRHYTTAGLSVKVQILFLRTILSIAPPKMKILTEQAMWNLALLGLTMLKATTYTNDYSRVSIQLLHLRIDPSTSPIDLESLVRRTTTITLVHTALLLAFCERGFDRSLHLQRFLKALEEARIKYGERLQPAYRVLSEGMCAIFLKDLRSGQLEICDAAFFGSWLRSYLKRCKEIDRNLIIRSSFSFIAVIRILDCYQSKENLESGEYTCILQPLYENVLPYIREYFSNDTATSPLVAELAAKFTLTSYEPLASFLPMFTFFAENATANAYLRFHYVKAIVKSNRSSELKQTFIIKNWLKFALLINRNQLNDLSRVVCRLQEFRALCEIPEYDLCDIDDSPIETFFKFIGLKYKELEGINDRERYEMKIKVHSLFQNFDKWIVNPNAMVLHKIFYALAIALKECGTIIYIKGNLSCLYHIAFRQYFLPTNVLMFNDLSQDMIQTMAKFWYQIMDALSMMNYEGDPTIGDHAFNMMIKWAPQFFKLKDKDEIAKPFLTFFLTQNESIITYVFSRYMCTYVQLYSFAPKPRADIGLKILLYMLDILCTKNENGKIALFIKLAGNCTMEHAFITHELSKTRVVATDIVNKMLQCAQKLSDSITMELMNCLAAFTKTYLPMYTTQYFSFMNKLAENHPTFINSMISTVRLQLMEVERARGVQEDKHMRRLLLQLEGAIGASLTKLKAKIRSGL, from the exons ATGCGAAGAATATTAGGACAAGGGGAACATCTACTAGAAACAAGAAACTTCCATGAGATTTACACGATCGAAAATTCTCTACCGAAAATAGTGCACGTTGTAGAAAGAAAGTGGGCAAGTTCGATGAAAGGTTTGGATAGATTAGAACGAGATTATTATCATGCAATATTGGAATGGTACTGGTTGAATCTTCTTATTACCTACGAAAGCAAAAAGTGCGAAGAAAATAAGAAACTATTTGAGGCAGCATTTCGTAAATTGTTGGAAAACCTCACTAGACTGGCTTTGTTTAAGTATAAAGCAATAGGACAAGAGGAGCTGTTGAACCAGAATCAGTTCATTTGTCCGTGCACTGAGAAATTATGGATTGGATTGATGTGTTTGTCATCGgccgaaaataacataaatttctggGATTGTCTGCAAAAAGTTTTAGACAACGTTGAAAAAGAACGACGAACACGAAGAACTTCGAAGTTATCGGCCCATGATTTTCTTTTTCATGTATGGTTCATGAACGGCATAGTATCTTTGTATCAGTATCAAATATTGCACGGTGTAGTTTCTACGCCAGTAATAACTCTTGCCGCAGAATACTCTATACTAGACAGAGCTGTCCAAGATATTATTCAAGGTAGCAAGTCCGAGCAACAAATGAGGATAATTATACTTTTGCTGAAACCTATATACACCCAGTGGTGGCCAATGCGATATGATTTTATTATCGCGCTATGGGACTATTTCCGCAAACGTTTGAACCTTTCATTTCAATTGCCTTCTGAAAAGCTGAATAAAATGGCATTCATTGGCCAGTCGCCATCGTCTCTTTTAGAACAAGCACGTATACGAGCCAGCCAGGAAGAATTTGAAAAGCTTAACATTGAAGAGTCAagttataaattatttttatcaattttggctTTTGTGGTTCGACATTATACAACAGCTGGTCTAAGCGTTAAAGTACAAATCCTTTTTCTTCGAACAATTCTCAGCATTGCACCCCCAAAGATGAAAATCCTGACTGAGCAGGCGATGTGGAACCTTGCACTTTTAGGGCTTACTATGCTAAAAGCTACTACCTACACCAACGATTATTCACGCGTTTCAATACAACTATTACATCTCAGAATAGATCCAAGCACAAGTCCTATAGATTTGGAGAGTTTAGTTCGACGCACTACGACAATAACCCTAGTTCATACGGCTTTACTTTTGGCATTTTGCGAGCGAGGTTTTGACAGGAGCTTACATCTTCAACGTTTCTTGAAGGCTTTGGAGGAAGCGAGAATCAAATACGGTGAACGATTACAACCGGCATATAGAGTGCTATCCGAAGGAATGTGTGCTATATTTTTGAAAGATTTGAGATCAGGTCAATTGGAAATATGCGACGCAGCATTTTTTGGCAGCTGGTTACGAAGCTACCTGAAACGATGTAAAGAGATTGATCGCAATCTAATTATAAGAA GTTCTTTCTCTTTCATAGCTGTTATTCGAATACTTGATTGTTATCAGAGTAAAGAAAATCTGGAATCTGGAGAGTATACCTGTATTTTACAACCATTATACGAGAACGTATTGCCATACATACGAGAATACTTTAGCAACGATACTGCGACAAGCCCGTTGGTTGCGGAATTGGCGGCAAAATTTACTTTAACATCATACGAGCCTCTGGCTTCATTCTTGccgatgtttactttttttgcagaaaacgcCACCGCTAATGCTTATCTACGCTTCCATTACGTTAAGGCAATAGTAAAGAGTAATCGATCAAGTGAACTGAAACAAACGTTTATTatcaaaaattggttgaaattcgCGTTACTAATTAATCGTAATCAGTTAAACGATCTTTCCCGTGTGGTTTGTCGTTTGCAAGAGTTTCGAGCCTTATGCGAAATACCAGAATATGATCTTTGTGATATAGATGATAGTCCTATTGAAACGTTCTTTAAATTCATTGGACTCAAATACAAAGAACTGGAAGGTATTAATGATCGAGAGCGGTATGAGATGAAAATAAAAGTTCATTCtctatttcaaaattttgataaatggATAGTGAATCCAAATGCCATGGTATTGCATAAAATCTTCTATGCCCTAGCAATTGCTTTGAAAGAATGCGGAACAATCATCTACATCAAAGGAAATTTATCATGTTTATACCACATTGCATTTCGTCAATATTTTCTTCCAACCAATGTACTAATGTTCAATGACTTGTCACAGGATATGATACAAACAATGGCTAAATTTTGGTATCAGATAATGGATGCGTTGAGTATGATGAATTATGAAGGAGACCCAACAATCGGTGACCACGCTTTCAATATGATGATCAAATGGGCACCGCAGTTTTTTAAGTTGAAGGATAAAGATGAAATTGCGAAGCCATTTCTGACGTTTTTTTTAACGCAGAACGAGTCTATCATTACTTATGTTTTTAGTCGATATATGTGCACATACGTTCAATTGTATTCGTTCGCTCCTAAACCTAGAGCTGACATCGGGCTCAAGATTCTCCTTTACATGCTGGATATATTGTGCACAAAGAACGAAAACGGAAAGATTGCTCTTTTCATAAAACTAGCTGGTAATTGCACCATGGAGCATGCTTTTATAACCCACGAGTTATCTAAAACTAGAGTTGTTGCCACAGACATAGTTAACAAAATGCTACAGTGCGCGCAGAAATTATCTGATTCAATCACAATGGAATTAATGAATTGTTTAGCCGCATTTACAAAGACATATTTGCCTATGTACACAACACAGTATTTTAGTTTCATGAACAAACTAGCTGAAAACCATCCAACATTTATCAACTCAATGATCTCGACTGTTCGCTTACAACTGATGGAAGTCGAACGTGCGCGTGGTGTCCAAGAAGATAAACATATGCGACGGTTACTCCTGCAATTAGAAGGTGCGATAGGGGCGAGTTTAACTAAACTTAAGGCAAAAATCAGGTCTGGGCTATAG